Proteins encoded within one genomic window of Numenius arquata chromosome 12, bNumArq3.hap1.1, whole genome shotgun sequence:
- the ZNF438 gene encoding zinc finger protein 438 isoform X1 produces MQNPLTFSAGGVFLHANPAEKHCVQQSMLDQQKQETCAGKTVSTGKQKSPSDIIQSFQKKSQFRTIAPKMVPKILTSGVVSCLQSSLPEQNTPISAAGSKPLVVPTQNYAVMQVAGHEGTFSLLALPYVAPALTQQVQQSNVAPSENLKLPIPRYQPVRSKLLSDKKPSQISVLGTHNKIPTRASISSRTSPMTTLTEDCAETHSSSDSTEQVMLTDHDSAEITVATLVNKSNCVESGSPLVIKTEIANGDVSGPSLVKDSLSKLANTISPVKLSLHSVKTASETTREPFITSEKLKEKPTNSTNSVAVLSPAVFGSTIQMTPSAPKGKLPILPYSRMKNSVFCKSKQNTNVTDVSGPSLRSECEKIPALAKPFHVPSNASDKRSAASFTQVPRQTIQENTLSPSNKADVDSLKKLNSAASKRRGRKRRATDDLLAFQAKRRKCIINKFREGRERAKVDLQPPEDKKAVAVKKYRSIRPKPVVVVQDLAPLTSAAVVETPSPDHLDRDKYLLGSELFEKVSYKRSDATSAKSGDLSRNTCSTLPKLSYKCYVCNHIFQFKHHLQDHINTHTNKRPYSCRICRKAYIHSGNLSTHMKLHHNEGKPKKLVCCEFCAKVFGHAKVYFGHLREVHRVVISTEPSTSEQHLQDALKKRDSNIKEAEEATERGNKCNLEDLFHNPGEVKLQIKCGRCQFIAQSFGEMKFHLLCSHGEEIQGRVKEGNRGAKGELIKHTTHLWKQCNEKRHSAKCSAHEEFYTFPKLKRQIHFHHQNNVDVLSKSELTQSGSSEAAKMQNLGFGTPSKKIEIWSKSGYNCILCKQLFERKEDLCSHWQNHHNCEDPSILWTIFSLLSKQGIIELSNNGEY; encoded by the exons GTGGTGTTTTTTTGCATGCTAATCCTGCAGAGAAACATTGTGTCCAACAAAGTATGCTGGATCAGCAAAAACAAGAAACTTGTGCTGGAAAGACAGTATCCACAG GTAAACAAAAATCTCCTTCGGATATAATacaaagttttcaaaagaaaagtcaaTTCAGGACCATTGCTCCAAAAATGGTACCAAAAATTTTAACATCTGGAGTGGTTTCTTGTCTTCAGTCATCTTTGCCTGAGCAAAATACACCAATTTCAGCTGCAGGTTCTAAACCACTGGTGGTACCAACTCAAAACTATGCTGTCATGCAGGTGGCTGGTCACGAGGGGACTTTTTCTCTGTTGGCCTTGCCTTATGTTGCCCCTGCCCTAACACAGCAAGTCCAGCAGTCAAATGTGGCCCCTTCTGAAAACCTAAAGCTGCCCATCCCTAGGTACCAACCTGTAAGAAGTAAATTGCTGAGTGACAAAAAACCGTCACAAATCTCTGTTTTGGGTACACATAACAAGATACCTACCAGAGCATCAATCTCATCACGGACTTCCCCCATGACTACTTTAACTGAAGACTGTGCTGAAACTCATTCTAGTTCAGATTCAACGGAGCAAGTGATGCTAACAGACCATGACTCAGCTGAAATTACAGTTGCCACATTAGTAAATAAGAGCAATTGTGTGGAATCAGGATCTCCTTTAGTGATCAAAACTGAAATTGCTAATGGTGATGTCTCTGGACCATCTCTAGTTAAAGACTCTTTATCCAAGCTGGCAAATACAATCAGTCCCGTGAAACTAAGTCTACACTCTGTGAAGACAGCATCTGAAACCACAAGAGAGCCATTCATAACATCTGAGAAACTAAAGGAAAAACCGACAAATTCTACAAATTCTGTTGCTGTCCTGTCACCGGCAGTTTTTGGCAGTACAATACAGATGACTCCATCAGCACCAAAAGGAAAACTTCCTATTTTGCCTTACTCAAGGATGAAAAATTCAGTGTTCTGTAAATCTAAGCAGAATACTAATGTTACAGATGTATCTGGTCCTTCACTGAGATCTGAATGCGAAAAGATACCAGCTTTGGCAAAACCCTTTCATGTTCCTTCTAACGCGTCTGATAAGCGATCAGCTGCATCATTTACACAAGTCCCCAGACAAACCATTCAAGAAAATACCCTCTCTCCATCCAATAAAGCGGATGTCGACAGTCTTAAGAAATTGAACAGTGCAGCCTCTAAAAGAAGAGGCAGGAAAAGAAGAGCCACAGATGATTTATTGGCTTTTCAGGCCAAGCGAAGGAAATGCATCATTAATAAGtttagagaagggagagagagggcaAAAGTTGATCTTCAGCCACCTGAAGACAAAAAAGCAGTAGCAGTGAAAAAATACCGTAGCATTAGACCAAAACCGGTGGTGGTTGTGCAGGATCTTGCACCACTGACTTCTGCAGCAGTGGTAGAGACACCATCTCCTGACCATTTAGACCGAGATAAATATTTGTTAGGAAGTGAACTATTTGAAAAAGTAAGTTACAAGCGTAGTGATGCTACATCAGCTAAATCAGGTGATTTAAGTAGAAATACGTGTTCAACCCTACCTAAGCTGTCGTATAAATGTTATGTTTGTAACCATATCTTCCAGTTTAAACACCATCTTCAGGaccatataaacacacacacaaacaaacggCCTTACAGCTGCCGAATCTGCCGGAAAGCGTACATTCACTCTGGAAACCTGAGCACACATATGAAACTTCATCACAATGAAGGCAAACCGAAAAAGCTTGTGTGTTGTGAATTCTGTGCTAAAGTTTTTGGCCATGCAAAAGTGTATTTTGGTCACCTAAGAGAAGTGCACAGGGTTGTGATCAGCACAGAGCCCTCCACGAGCGAGCAACATCTGCAAGATGCTTTAAAGAAGAGAGACAGCAAtataaaagaagcagaagaagcaACGGAGAG gGGAAATAAGTGCAATCTTGAGGACCTATTCCACAACCCAGGAGAAGTGAAATTACAGATCAAATGTGGTCGATGCCAGTTTATTGCACAGTCTTTTGGTGAAATGAAGTTTCACTTACTGTGCTCTCATGGAGAAGAGATCCAGGGAAGGGTAAAGGAAGGAAACAGAGGAGCTAAGGGGGAACTGATCAAACACACAACCCACTTGTGGAAACAGTGCAATGAGAAAAGACATTCAGCAAAATGCAGTGCCCATGAGGAGTTTTATACTTTTCCAAAACTGAAAAGACAGATACACTTTCACCATCAAAATAACGTCGATGTGTTATCTAAAAGTGAACTGACTCAGTCAGGAAGCAGTGAAGCAGCCAAGATGCAAAATCTAGGTTTTGGTACACCaagcaaaaaaatagaaatttggtCTAAATCAGGCTATAACTGCATTTTATGCAAacagttatttgaaagaaaagaggatCTTTGTAGTCATTGGCAGAATCATCATAACTGTGAAGACCCTTCCATTTTATGGACAATTTTTAGTTTGTTATCAAAACAAGGAATTATTGAACTTTCTAATAATGGTGAATATTGA
- the ZNF438 gene encoding zinc finger protein 438 isoform X2 has protein sequence MQNPLTFSAGKQKSPSDIIQSFQKKSQFRTIAPKMVPKILTSGVVSCLQSSLPEQNTPISAAGSKPLVVPTQNYAVMQVAGHEGTFSLLALPYVAPALTQQVQQSNVAPSENLKLPIPRYQPVRSKLLSDKKPSQISVLGTHNKIPTRASISSRTSPMTTLTEDCAETHSSSDSTEQVMLTDHDSAEITVATLVNKSNCVESGSPLVIKTEIANGDVSGPSLVKDSLSKLANTISPVKLSLHSVKTASETTREPFITSEKLKEKPTNSTNSVAVLSPAVFGSTIQMTPSAPKGKLPILPYSRMKNSVFCKSKQNTNVTDVSGPSLRSECEKIPALAKPFHVPSNASDKRSAASFTQVPRQTIQENTLSPSNKADVDSLKKLNSAASKRRGRKRRATDDLLAFQAKRRKCIINKFREGRERAKVDLQPPEDKKAVAVKKYRSIRPKPVVVVQDLAPLTSAAVVETPSPDHLDRDKYLLGSELFEKVSYKRSDATSAKSGDLSRNTCSTLPKLSYKCYVCNHIFQFKHHLQDHINTHTNKRPYSCRICRKAYIHSGNLSTHMKLHHNEGKPKKLVCCEFCAKVFGHAKVYFGHLREVHRVVISTEPSTSEQHLQDALKKRDSNIKEAEEATERGNKCNLEDLFHNPGEVKLQIKCGRCQFIAQSFGEMKFHLLCSHGEEIQGRVKEGNRGAKGELIKHTTHLWKQCNEKRHSAKCSAHEEFYTFPKLKRQIHFHHQNNVDVLSKSELTQSGSSEAAKMQNLGFGTPSKKIEIWSKSGYNCILCKQLFERKEDLCSHWQNHHNCEDPSILWTIFSLLSKQGIIELSNNGEY, from the exons GTAAACAAAAATCTCCTTCGGATATAATacaaagttttcaaaagaaaagtcaaTTCAGGACCATTGCTCCAAAAATGGTACCAAAAATTTTAACATCTGGAGTGGTTTCTTGTCTTCAGTCATCTTTGCCTGAGCAAAATACACCAATTTCAGCTGCAGGTTCTAAACCACTGGTGGTACCAACTCAAAACTATGCTGTCATGCAGGTGGCTGGTCACGAGGGGACTTTTTCTCTGTTGGCCTTGCCTTATGTTGCCCCTGCCCTAACACAGCAAGTCCAGCAGTCAAATGTGGCCCCTTCTGAAAACCTAAAGCTGCCCATCCCTAGGTACCAACCTGTAAGAAGTAAATTGCTGAGTGACAAAAAACCGTCACAAATCTCTGTTTTGGGTACACATAACAAGATACCTACCAGAGCATCAATCTCATCACGGACTTCCCCCATGACTACTTTAACTGAAGACTGTGCTGAAACTCATTCTAGTTCAGATTCAACGGAGCAAGTGATGCTAACAGACCATGACTCAGCTGAAATTACAGTTGCCACATTAGTAAATAAGAGCAATTGTGTGGAATCAGGATCTCCTTTAGTGATCAAAACTGAAATTGCTAATGGTGATGTCTCTGGACCATCTCTAGTTAAAGACTCTTTATCCAAGCTGGCAAATACAATCAGTCCCGTGAAACTAAGTCTACACTCTGTGAAGACAGCATCTGAAACCACAAGAGAGCCATTCATAACATCTGAGAAACTAAAGGAAAAACCGACAAATTCTACAAATTCTGTTGCTGTCCTGTCACCGGCAGTTTTTGGCAGTACAATACAGATGACTCCATCAGCACCAAAAGGAAAACTTCCTATTTTGCCTTACTCAAGGATGAAAAATTCAGTGTTCTGTAAATCTAAGCAGAATACTAATGTTACAGATGTATCTGGTCCTTCACTGAGATCTGAATGCGAAAAGATACCAGCTTTGGCAAAACCCTTTCATGTTCCTTCTAACGCGTCTGATAAGCGATCAGCTGCATCATTTACACAAGTCCCCAGACAAACCATTCAAGAAAATACCCTCTCTCCATCCAATAAAGCGGATGTCGACAGTCTTAAGAAATTGAACAGTGCAGCCTCTAAAAGAAGAGGCAGGAAAAGAAGAGCCACAGATGATTTATTGGCTTTTCAGGCCAAGCGAAGGAAATGCATCATTAATAAGtttagagaagggagagagagggcaAAAGTTGATCTTCAGCCACCTGAAGACAAAAAAGCAGTAGCAGTGAAAAAATACCGTAGCATTAGACCAAAACCGGTGGTGGTTGTGCAGGATCTTGCACCACTGACTTCTGCAGCAGTGGTAGAGACACCATCTCCTGACCATTTAGACCGAGATAAATATTTGTTAGGAAGTGAACTATTTGAAAAAGTAAGTTACAAGCGTAGTGATGCTACATCAGCTAAATCAGGTGATTTAAGTAGAAATACGTGTTCAACCCTACCTAAGCTGTCGTATAAATGTTATGTTTGTAACCATATCTTCCAGTTTAAACACCATCTTCAGGaccatataaacacacacacaaacaaacggCCTTACAGCTGCCGAATCTGCCGGAAAGCGTACATTCACTCTGGAAACCTGAGCACACATATGAAACTTCATCACAATGAAGGCAAACCGAAAAAGCTTGTGTGTTGTGAATTCTGTGCTAAAGTTTTTGGCCATGCAAAAGTGTATTTTGGTCACCTAAGAGAAGTGCACAGGGTTGTGATCAGCACAGAGCCCTCCACGAGCGAGCAACATCTGCAAGATGCTTTAAAGAAGAGAGACAGCAAtataaaagaagcagaagaagcaACGGAGAG gGGAAATAAGTGCAATCTTGAGGACCTATTCCACAACCCAGGAGAAGTGAAATTACAGATCAAATGTGGTCGATGCCAGTTTATTGCACAGTCTTTTGGTGAAATGAAGTTTCACTTACTGTGCTCTCATGGAGAAGAGATCCAGGGAAGGGTAAAGGAAGGAAACAGAGGAGCTAAGGGGGAACTGATCAAACACACAACCCACTTGTGGAAACAGTGCAATGAGAAAAGACATTCAGCAAAATGCAGTGCCCATGAGGAGTTTTATACTTTTCCAAAACTGAAAAGACAGATACACTTTCACCATCAAAATAACGTCGATGTGTTATCTAAAAGTGAACTGACTCAGTCAGGAAGCAGTGAAGCAGCCAAGATGCAAAATCTAGGTTTTGGTACACCaagcaaaaaaatagaaatttggtCTAAATCAGGCTATAACTGCATTTTATGCAAacagttatttgaaagaaaagaggatCTTTGTAGTCATTGGCAGAATCATCATAACTGTGAAGACCCTTCCATTTTATGGACAATTTTTAGTTTGTTATCAAAACAAGGAATTATTGAACTTTCTAATAATGGTGAATATTGA